In Meriones unguiculatus strain TT.TT164.6M chromosome 17, Bangor_MerUng_6.1, whole genome shotgun sequence, a single window of DNA contains:
- the Ube2l3 gene encoding ubiquitin-conjugating enzyme E2 L3 isoform X2: protein MAASRRLMKDNPPYDKGAFRIEINFPAEYPFKPPKITFKTKIYHPNIDEKGQVCLPVISAENWKPATKTDQVIQSLIALVNDPQPEHPLRADLAEEYSKDRKKFCKNAEEFTKKYGEKRPVD, encoded by the exons GACAACCCTCCATATGATAAGGGGGCCTTCAGAATTGAAATCAACTTTCCAGCAGAGTATCCATTCAAACCACCCAAGATCACATTTAAAACAAAGATCTACCACCCTAACATCGATGAGAAGGGGCAGGTCTGTCTGCCAGTAATTAGTGCTGAAAACTGGAAGCCAGCCACCAAGACTGACCAAG TAATCCAGTCCCTCATAGCACTGGTGAACGACCCCCAGCCCGAGCACCCACTCCGGGCTGAcctagctgaagaatactctaaGGACCGTAAAAAATTCTGTAAGAATGCTGAAGAGTTTACAAAGAAATATGGGGAAAAGCGACCTGTGGACTAA
- the Ube2l3 gene encoding ubiquitin-conjugating enzyme E2 L3 isoform X1, with the protein MAASRRLMKELEEIRKCGMKNFRNIQVDEANLLTWQGLIVPDNPPYDKGAFRIEINFPAEYPFKPPKITFKTKIYHPNIDEKGQVCLPVISAENWKPATKTDQVIQSLIALVNDPQPEHPLRADLAEEYSKDRKKFCKNAEEFTKKYGEKRPVD; encoded by the exons GAGCTTGAAGAGATCCGCAAATGTGGAATGAAAAACTTCCGTAACATCCAGGTTGATGAAGCTAATTTATTGACTTGGCAAGGGCTTATTGTTCCT GACAACCCTCCATATGATAAGGGGGCCTTCAGAATTGAAATCAACTTTCCAGCAGAGTATCCATTCAAACCACCCAAGATCACATTTAAAACAAAGATCTACCACCCTAACATCGATGAGAAGGGGCAGGTCTGTCTGCCAGTAATTAGTGCTGAAAACTGGAAGCCAGCCACCAAGACTGACCAAG TAATCCAGTCCCTCATAGCACTGGTGAACGACCCCCAGCCCGAGCACCCACTCCGGGCTGAcctagctgaagaatactctaaGGACCGTAAAAAATTCTGTAAGAATGCTGAAGAGTTTACAAAGAAATATGGGGAAAAGCGACCTGTGGACTAA